The DNA segment GGACGTCACCGAACCCGAGTGCTGCGGGGCGCAGCCACCAGAAAAGGCCGAAGAACGCCCCGACCGCCAGTGCAGCCAGCAGCATCCGGACAGCGGTCTGCCAGCCGTCGAGCACACCGACCAGGGGTACCGACGCGGCAGTGAGCGCCCACAGCACCCGGGTGAGGCTCAGCGGTAGCCAGGTGGTGCGGGCGTCGATCGCCACGAGCAACAGCCCCAGGCTCAACCAGGCCATCCACGCCGGCCACAGTGCCGGCGGCAGGAAGTGACCGAGCGCGTAACCGCCGAGTGCGCCGAGCACGGTGCAGACGATCACCATCGGCGGATCGGCAAGCTGCGCATAGGGTGCCTTCGCCGGTGCGTCCGGGCCGGTGACGGCGGGCTCGGCCAGCCGCGGCAGGATCAGCCGGACACCGAGTCCGCAGACCA comes from the Naumannella halotolerans genome and includes:
- a CDS encoding prepilin peptidase, yielding MSSAAILAAGLAVVCGLGVRLILPRLAEPAVTGPDAPAKAPYAQLADPPMVIVCTVLGALGGYALGHFLPPALWPAWMAWLSLGLLLVAIDARTTWLPLSLTRVLWALTAASVPLVGVLDGWQTAVRMLLAALAVGAFFGLFWWLRPAALGFGDVRLAPVLGAVCGTISVTAVFTGLLIGTGLGAVFGLGRHLLHRRGEFAYGPVLWAGSVALIPLFPLFG